One stretch of Rhinatrema bivittatum chromosome 8, aRhiBiv1.1, whole genome shotgun sequence DNA includes these proteins:
- the CHRM1 gene encoding muscarinic acetylcholine receptor M1, protein MSSTAPSLAPNSSNISDILSLSPLDVHSMWEIILIILTTGILSLVTITGNLMVLLAFKVNSDLKTVNNYFLLSLACADLIIGVISMNLYTTYIIMGHWVLGSVLCDLWLALDYVASNASVMNLLIISFDRYFSITRPLTYRAKRTPKRAAIMIGLAWVISFVLWAPAILFWQYIVGQRTVSAGKCHIQFFEVPTITFGTAIAAFYVPVTIMIILYWRIYKETENRAKELAGLQGSETKTIVRPALSSNKSSSSSERSQQVETHTMVVLQKRGKACCFPNWKQGQPTLKSYLDHSNGSLNNTEEGELPDSLTSSEGEDQGFEMKSICSVVIKLPMINSVVRPPAMISTDALNKDVSKPVREAMADSSNADKSSNDKAPVDTDSARAIKRPPKHKALLLNSAAVKDKSAAKGQISKRKSMSLIKEKKAAKTLSAILLAFILTWTPYNIMVLVSTFCNDCIPARLWELGYWLCYVNSTVNPVCYALCNKSFRTTFKMLLLCHWDKRKWKSHKSPVTFFRTPSH, encoded by the coding sequence ATGAGCAGCACCGCTCCCTCCCTAGCTCCCAACAGCTCCAATATCTCTGACATCCTGAGCTTGAGCCCCTTGGATGTCCACTCCATGTGGGAGATCATCCTGATCATCCTCACCACTGGGATATTATCTCTGGTCACCATTACAGGCAACCTCATGGTGCTGCTTGCTTTCAAGGTCAACAGTGACTTGAAGACTGTGAACAACTACTTTCTTCTTAGCCTGGCCTGTGCAGATCTGATTATTGGAGTTATTTCTATGAACCTTTATACCACCTATATCATTATGGGCCACTGGGTGCTGGGTAGTGTATTGTGTGACCTCTGGCTGGCTCTAGACTATGTGGCCAGTAATGCCTCAGTCATGAACCTCTTGATCATTAGCTTTGACCGTTATTTTTCGATAACACGACCTCTAACCTATAGGGCAAAAAGGACACCCAAGAGAGCGGCCATTATGATTGGCCTGGCTTGGGTCATCTCCTTTGTCTTATGGGCCCCAGCCATTTTGTTTTGGCAGTATATTGTTGGGCAGCGCACAGTCAGTGCTGGGAAATGCCACATCCAGTTTTTTGAGGTGCCCACCATCACATTTGGCACTGCCATTGCTGCCTTCTACGTCCCCGTGACAATCATGATTATCCTCTACTGGAGGATTTACAAGGAAACGGAAAACCGAGCCAAGGAGCTGGCTGGCCTACAGGGGTCAGAGACAAAAACCATTGTGCGGCCAGCTCTGAGCAGCAataagagcagcagcagctctgagCGATCCCAGCAAGTAGAAACACATACCATGGTGGTCCTCCAGAAAAGGGGAAAAGCCTGCTGTTTCCCCAACTGGAAACAGGGCCAGCCAACTCTGAAATCCTACCTGGATCATAGCAATGGGAGCCTGAACAACACAGAGGAAGGAGAATTGCCTGACTCCTTGACTTCATCGGAAGGAGAGGACCAAGGCTTTGAGATGAAAAGCATTTGTTCCGTTGTCATCAAATTGCCCATGATCAACTCTGTAGTTAGACCACCAGCCATGATATCTACTGATGCCTTAAACAAGGATGTCTCCAAGCCTGTGCGGGAAGCTATGGCTGACTCCAGCAATGCAGACAAGAGCAGTAATGACAAAGCACCAGTGGACACGGACTCTGCTAGAGCAATCAAGAGACCACCAAAGCACAAAGCACTTCTTTTGAACTCTGCTGCTGTTAAGGACAAGTCAGCAGCCAAGGGTCAAATCTCCAAAAGAAAGAGTATGTCGTTGATCAAAGAGAAGAAGGCAGCCAAGACACTCAGTGCCATCCTGTTGGCCTTCATCCTCACCTGGACGCCTTACAACATCATGGTCTTGGTGTCCACCTTTTGCAATGACTGCATACCAGCCCGCCTCTGGGAGTTGGGCTACTGGCTCTGCTATGTCAACAGCACTGTGAACCCTGTGTGCTATGCATTATGCAATAAGTCCTTCCGTACCACCTTTAAGATGCTCCTGCTTTGCCACTGGGATAAGCGTAAATGGAAGAGCCACAAGAGTCCAGTCACCTTCTTCAGAACCCCATCACACTGA